The region AACCTGCGCTTTTCGCAAATGGCTCCAATTTCTTTCTTTGAAGAAAAAAACACGGGCTCTAATCTTCCAGCGCAAATTGATATCTATTCAGAACAAGGGGATGAATATCATTTCTTGTTCATGGCTAAAGGTGGCGGCAGTGCCAATAAGTCTTATCTTTATCAAAAAACCAAAGCGGTTTTAAATCCCGAGGGCTTTGAAAAGTTTGTACGCGAGACTTTGAACTCACTGGGGACGGCGGCTTGTCCTCCGTATCACTTGGCATTCTGTGTAGGTGGTACCTCAGCAGAAGAAACTTTAAAAATCGTGAAGTATGCTTCTGCAGGTTATTTGGATGGACTTCCTACTTCAGGTAGTGAGGGTGGTAGAGCTTATCGTGATCTGGAAATGGAAAAGCAAGTTGAAAAGTGGGCCCGGGACACAGGAATCGGTGCGCAGTTTGGTGGAAAGTATTTCGTGCACGATGTGCGCGTGATTCGTTTGCCTCGCCATGGTGCAAGTTGCCCGATCGGAGTCGGCGTGAGCTGCTCTGCTGACCGCAATATCAAGGGCAAGATCACCCGCGACGGTATTTTCTTAGAGCAGCTAGAGCTTCACCCTGAACAGTATCTTCCGAATCATCTTAAAGATACAAGTGCAGAGGCTATTCAGATTGATTTGAATAAGCCGATTCAGGAAACTCTTAAAATTTTATCGGAACAAAAAGTGGCCACGCGAGTGATGCTCAATGGTCCGATGATCGTGGCCCGTGATATCGCACATGCGAAACTCAAAGAAAAAGTGGATCGCGGTGAAGGTGTTCCAGAGTATTTCAAAAACTATGCGGTTTATTATGCGGGCCCTGCAAAAACTCCGAAGGGTTATGCTTCGGGTTCTTTTGGTCCTACAACGAGCGAACGTATGGATCCTTATGTGGGTGCCTTCCAAAGCTTGGGTGGTTCTATGATCATGTTGGGTAAAGGGAATCGCAGCCCGCAGGTCACTGAAGCCTGTAAGACCTACGGAGGATTTTATTTGGGATCTATCGGTGGACCTGCAGCTCGTTTAGGAAAGGAATGTATCACGAAAGTGGAAGTTCTGGATTTCCCTGAGTTGGGTATGGAATCAGTGTGGAAAATCGAAGTGAAAGACTTCCCAGCCTTTATCATCGTGGATGACAAAGGAAATGATTTCTTCAAGTCCGTGATTCGCAAGTTGTAATCGGTACAGGTATAGCTAGAAATAAAAAAAGGCGTCTTTGAAGGACGCCTTTTTTTATTGTATCAGATCAGGCTCTTCGCGCTTTAAAAGAAGCGGACTTAAACCTGCAAAAAGATTCATGATCACCGGGCCAATCAGAAGACCTGGTAAGCCAATCATAATGATGGCCCCCACGACACAGGTAAATCCAATCACGGCAGAGATTTTATTTTCTTTTCCTACCATGAAGGGCTTCAGGATATTGTCGATACTACCTGCGATGGTCGCAACAACCACCAGGCCGACTCCATTTCCAGTGCGTCCGCCGATAAAGGCCAAAATCGCAAGTAAATAACCCACGGGTGCCGCGCCAATCACCGGAATAAAGGAAACGAAGAAGGTGAGAGTCAGGACTAAGAAGAAATCTCCTTCACCAAATATTAAACTTCCGATCCCAATGACACCGGCTTGAATAAGGCCTATGACCAAGGTTGAAAACAATGTGATCGAACAGCTTTTTTTAGAGACATCAATCAGTCGAACTGTCAGATCGGGTTTCAAAAGGCTGTATTTAAATACGAATTCTTTAATCGCCTGAGCTTTTGATAAAAGTAAAGCTAGGGTGATAACAAAAACAAAGCTTGCTAAAAAGATGGCAGGCAGTTGTCCCAAAATTTCCGTGGAGTACTGAAAAACAATTTCGCCCGATTTACGAAGCAGGCTATTGGCCATGTCGGCTGCCGGAGTGGCAATGTCAGTCCCTGTCCAACCCGAGATCTTTTTAAGATATCCCAGTATTAAATCTTTGAGTTCGTGTATCTGTCCGACCAACTTATCTGTTTTAATAACTTCGGGTTGGCTGATATAAGAAATAAGACGATAGATCGCAAGAGAAATAGGAATCCAAAAAATTGCAAAGCCGCCTAGAAGTGTTAAAGCAATTGCGGGTTTTCTTTTTATTTTTAGTTTTTTTCCAAGGCGCTCTACAAAGTCATTCAGGCCCAGTGCGAACACCCCGGCAATCAGGAAAGGCATTAAGAACGGTAAATTTACAAATAGAAACGCCGCCAATAGAACCAGGAAAAATCCCCAGCGTACAGCGACGTCTTTGTTTTTTAGAAAATCAATCATTGGACTTCACAATCCATTCGACATTCAGAGCGGCAATTCACCCAAGTTCCATCGTGACGTGGTGGAAGATAGTTGGGATTGCAATAGGTACTGCAGAAAGCCGTGTAAGAAAGGGCGCGCCCGCGATGGCTCATTTCGCAAGTCCAGCGTGCATCACGTTCGGCATCTTGTTCCGCTCTGTTTTTAGCGTTGGATAAACAGAAAGAACCGCTGTTGGCGTTGCAGTAAGAATTTTCAGTGCCACGTCCCGTGACGGTGATTCGGCGAGTGGCCTCAGCGGTGAAGGAAAAAAGTTGAAGCAGTAATACCACGACGAAGAGTGATGTTTTCATAATGTCTCCCACTCTTACAATGAACGCACAGTTTAGAGTGGGAGGCAATATGTAGCTTTGTCAAAGCAGGGCGTCGAGCGGTTAAGCCTGTGTTAGAAATTGGACGCCCAACTCCTGGCTTTGATTTTTTTCATCCCACTTTGTCCAGCGAACTTGGCCTTCCACATTCACGTACTCTCCCTCTTTGGTTTGATAGGAAAGGGTGATGAAGTCCTTTTTCTGATAGAAGGGGGCTTTGATCTTCACACAGGACCCATTCAAAGAGATGTTCTCAAAAGCTCCGCCTAAAATGGGTTGGAAGCTTCGGTTTTCGGTGCCGAAGGGGAGCATAGAGGGGCTGAGCATGGCGCGCCTCTCATGCACCTCACGCTTGTCTTGGCGCAGTTCCAGATTCTTGCCGTTAAGATAAGCTTGGATATCTTTGGCGAGGTGAGCCTCTTCGGTTTTCCACAAGACGATAAAGTCTTTGAAAGTTTTCAACTTCATCTTCATCGGCGCGGAAAGTTCGCTGACAACGAAGAAGGTTTTCACATTTTCTATCGTCTTTTGTAAGAATGCGTAAATGTCAAAATGACGGACTTCTAAAAATGGCAAAAAAACGACGACGATTTTTTCCCCCTGTGTCGTTTGTAGTGCCGATCTCAGTGTGTATGGATTTTCAATGATGTGACAATCAAAGCTGTTTTCTTTTTTTAAAACATTTGGAACTGTCAGTGTTCCCGTGATGAAGATCTGTGTATTCATGGAATTTCCTCCCGTGACTCCTCCTAAAGCAAATGCAAAGCCAACTGGAAATTCGGTGTGTGTCGTTTGATAAAGAAATTCCTGAACACCTGTCTAACTTTCACTAACAGTGTTAGATGAAATAAGTCTCAGCTTGAGAATTGGGCAAGTGGCGGCTCTCTTGCGCTGAGCCGCCACCTGGAGGGAAGGGATCTATTTTAATGGAAACTGCATAAACGCCGTCTCCGATATGAATGGCTGTGCCATCGCAGAACATCTCTTTCACGAATTGCAGCCTCTCCTTAGAGAAGTGTTGGTGGTCAAAGTAGTGAAAGCGCAAGGTCATTTCTGTCATGTAATAGTTCCGTTGCAACTGACAAGCCGAGCCTCAGATCAAGCATATTGCTTATAGGCAATAAAATGACTAATTTCGGGGTGAAACGCCCCAAACCTAGGGCGATATTCCTTCTTGCGATGGGGAGCTTCTTCACCTAAAAATACGGTCATATGACAGAGCGACGTCAACAACAGTAAGGATGCTTTGTGAAACGACTAAAAAGAGTTTTTGTCTTATCTCATGAGTGGAACGTGTTTCTCGTTCTCCTTATAATTATATCTGTCAGCTTGCTCAGCTGGTGGACCGTGAAAGTGCATTTGGAAAAAGAATGGAATGCACGTCTTGAATCTGAAATCGGAAAAGTCAGTTCGACCATTCATCGAGAGTTTTCAGCCTATGGTCAGGCCTTGTTAGATACGCGCGCATTTATTCAGTCAAGTGGAGTCCCAACGGGGAAGCAGTACCAAGATTATATAGAATCGACAGAACTGTTAAAGCGCTCTCCAGGACTTCAAGGTATTGGTTTTGCGCAAAAAATAGATAGATCTGAGATCCCTGAGCTTGAACGCAGGATGCGTGAACAGGGAGTTAAAGATTTTAAATTTTGGCCAGATTCTGAGCGCTCTCTTTATACATCGGTCGTAATGATTGAACCTGATGATTGGAGAAATAAGAAAGCTTTAGGGTTTGATCCGTATTCGGATCTTACACGGCGCTCGGCGATGGATAAGGCGTTATTATCCAATGCTCTAGCAATGTCGGACCCTGTCGTTCTGCTTTCTGATGAAAGCGAAGGTCAAAAGGTCCTCCAAGGAGTCCTAGTTTATCTTCCTGTTTCAAAAGTTTTAGATGCGACAGGAGAAGCTGAACCAAAAAATTCATTATTGGGTTTTGCCTATTCGGTGATTCGCATCAATCGCTTTTTTAATGGGGCTTTCGGGACGCCTCAATTTTACGAAGAAAAAGTGAACTACAAAATCGAGATCTATGACCGTAAACTGGGGCGAACTTTGCCGCTTTACGAGCGCTTCCCCGCCAAGGAAGAAGATCGGGTGGTCTCAGATATTTCCGTAGATCGTGAAATTCAGGTTCTTGATAAAGTGTGGAAATTGCATTTTGAACCGTTGCCTCATTTCTTTAATTGGTATGAGCGTTATGTGCCGATCCTTTTTGCCTTCGTCACGCTGATTATGTTGTCGGTCATTTTTCTAGCATTATGGTCGACACAACAATTTTTGAAGTTTAGCGAAAAACATCAGGATTCCCTGGCGCTCATCTCCAAAAGTAAATCCGAGGAGTTGGCGTTATTCCGTCGTTTGAACGCTATAATTGCAGATATTTCTTCATCCATCGAAGGCAGTGACCTTTTTGAAAAATTCTGTCACCATTTGGAAGATGTTTTTCAAATTGAAGACTGTGTGGTCTTTGTTCGCGAAAATCGCGGACCTTATGAAAAACGTTTTCAGAAAGTCATCGACAGCTTTCCAGAGTTCTTGGATTTATCTGCCGAATTTGACAGCTTCTTAAAAGAGGGTGTCTTTGCCTTGGCTTCTAACACAGAGTCTTCGCGCAAGGTGATTTCGTTTTTTAGTTCCGAGATGCAAGAGCGACTGCGTGAAAGTCCTTACTTCATGATGCGCTCGGTTTTGCATGAATCAGGTAAAAGTAATTCGATCTTGATTATCGTGAAGGGGCCTAAAACCTTGGTGGATTCGAAGGTTTTAGAATACGCCTTAGCAAGCATCGTGGGGCAATTTGCGATGTCCTACGATAAAGCGATTTTATTAAGAAAAGCAGAAGACGCGAACTTTATGAAGAGTTCCTTCTTGGCAAACATGAGTCACGAAATCCGCACCCCTCTGGGGGTGATCGTTGGTTACTCTGAAATTTTGGCTGATGATGAGCTCGACGGGGAAGAAAAAAAGCAGATTGTAAAAAGTGTGAAGCGCAACGGTAAAGAGCTCGCTCGTCTTATTGATGATATTTTAGATATCTCAAAGGTCGAAGCTGGAAAACTGCAGTTTGAAATGGCACAAGTGAACCTGGAAAGCCTGATTCATGAAGTGAAGTCCGTGATGGAAGTTCGCGCCTCTGACAAAAAAATTCAGTTCAACGTGGCGAAGCTTTCGAATGTTCCGACCTATCTCTTCACGGATGATATTCGTTTAAAACAAATTCTGGTGAATGTTGTGGGCAATGCCATAAAGTTCACGGAAAACGGAAGCGTAAAACTTCTTTATAAGACCTATGTGAACGAGATGCAGGAAGAATTCCTCGAGTTCCAGATTCAGGATAGCGGTATTGGTATCAGTGAAAGAAACAGAGAAAATCTTTTTAAGCCTTTCTCGCAAGGCGATGTTTCTACGACCCGTAAGTATGGCGGCACTGGTTTGGGTTTGGCCTTGTCGCGCCGTTTGGCAGAGCTTTTGGGTGGCGAGCTTTTTCTTTTGGCTTCGTCCGTGGGTAAGGGATCTACTTTTTGCCTTCGCGTCCCTCTGCGAGGGGTGAATAAGGAATTCCTGAACCTGCGTCAAACACCAGTTAAGAAAGACTTCGAAGAAGTTGAGCAGGGACCCGTGCGTGATATCGATTGGAATGGTCTTGATTTAAAAAATCTTTTGAAAGATGTGCGCATTTTGTTGGTGGAGGATTCTGAAGACAATCAAGAGATCTTTCAGCATTTTTTAAAGGCTGCGGGCGCTGATGTTGTTGTTGCGGACGACGGTGAAAAAGCCGTTGAAAGTGCCTTCAAAGTGGAGCCCGATATCGTACTTATGGATATCCAAATTCCGAAGATGGATGGTAAAGAAGCGACGAAGCGCATTCGTCAGCGTGGCTTTACGAAACCTGTGATTGCTTTGACTGCGCATGCACTCAACGAAGAAGTGCAAAGCTGCCTGGCCGCCGGGTGTAATGGTCAAATCACAAAACCGGTTTCGGGAGAGCTTTTGGTTCAAGAGGTGTATTTCTATTTGAATCATCGGGCGGAAGCATGAGTGGAATGACTGTGCCTTTGGATGCTAAGCAGAAATATCTTTCGCGCAGGCTAGCGGAGCTTGCAAAAATTCAAGAGATGGCCCACGCGCCCGATTGGGAGTTCGTAATAAAAGTGGGTCACCAAATAAAAGGAAACGCGAAAACTTTTGAGTTTCCTTCTCTAAGTCATTTGGGAGCTCGTTTGGAAGAGGCGGGAAATGTCAAAGACCCGCACTTACTAAAAGATGTGTGTGATGAGTTGCAGGCGAATCTCGAATCACTTAATCAAAACCTTACGTCGTCCGTCTAACTAAAATCCGATATAGAAAAAGAATGAACATCGCGCCGAGGATGGCAGCAATGAATCCGACAGGTTCGTAGTCGCGATAATATCCTGCGGATGTTCCCAGGATGTGGGCGACAGTTCCCCCGGCAATGCCCAATAAACAAGTGATGATCCAGCCACCGGGATCCTTTCCAGGCATCAGTATCTTTGCGGCAATACCTACAGCAAAACCCAGAATGATGGATGAAAGCATACAGTTCTCCTTTCTCCTGAAATTAGGAAGGCCCCCCTCACATGGCAAGGCAGGGGGGCCGCTTATCGTTGCTGCTCGTGGACTGCCAGCAACGAACTATATATGTCTAAAAGTGCCCGGGACAATGTCCCCGACGCATATTTGTTATGCAAACGCGGTTCCTTACAGAAAATCAATGAAGTCTAATATATAGGATATAAAAGAGTATAAACGTCTTAATGTGGCAAAACGCCATAAAAATATTGCGGAGATATGCCCCGGTTTGGTAAGAATAACCTATTCAGGAGGCAGTCATGGACAAGCATAAAACAATTCTTCTGATCGAAGACGACCTAGATTTAGCAGAATTGGCCACGGCTTATTTTCGCCAAAAAAACATCACGGTGATTCACGAAGAAAACCCTCTCTCCGCGCTTCAACAGGTGGTAGCTCAAAAGATCACTCCTGATGCCATCATCACGGATTTAAATTTACCCACGATCAACGGGATGGAGTTCATCAAACGTTTGCGCGCAGAAGGAGTGCAAACTCCCATTATCCTCATCACCGTATCAAACGATGTGGACGTGGCGGTGGAGGCCATTGAAGCGGGTGCTTACGATTTTGTCGTGAAGCCATTGCATTTTCCGCAACTATTGATTTCGGCTCAGCGGGCATTTAAGTTCAACATTCTCAGTGCAGAAAATAAAACTTTGAAAGAAACTTTGGATATTAGTAAGGGGCTTCATCCAGAAGGTATCATCGGGAAAAGCGAAAGCATTCATCGAATCATGGATCTTGCACGCCGAGTTTCGAAAAGTTCTTCGACGGTATCTATCACAGGTGAAAGTGGTACGGGGAAAGAAGTTTTCGCCAAAGCGATTCATCGCTGGAGTCCTCGTAACAAAAAGCCTTTCGTGGCCATCAACTGCTCGGCAATTCCGGAAAACCTTTTAGAGTCAGAACTTTTCGGTCATGCCAAAGGTGCCTTCACCGGAGCGGTCGATAAAAAAACCGGACTTTTTGAAGAAGCTGACGGAGGCACCTTGTTCCTTGATGAAATCGGGGACTTAAATCTCACTTTACAAGCGAAGCTATTGCGTGTGCTTCAAGAAAAAGAAATCAAAAGAGTCGGCGAAAACCAAGCTCGTCCTGTCGATGTGCGCGTGATTGCCGCGACTCACAAAGATTTGCGCCTAGAAGTTCAAGAAAAGCGCTTCCGCGAAGACTTATTCTTCCGTCTAAATGTAATTCCCATCAAAATTCCACCTCTACGTGAAAGAAGAGAAGATATCATTCCTTTAGCTGAGCATTTCTTAAAGAAGTTCAACACTTTGAACGGCACACAAATCGTGGGCTTTAAAAAGAATGCCAAAGAGTTTTTGCTGACTCATCCGTGGCGCGGGAATGTGCGCGAATTAGAAAACACGATTGAGCGCGCCGTGGTCTTGGCAACAGGCCCTGAAATCGACGTAAGTGCTTTGACGTTGTTTGACGAGGGGACAGGAAGCTCGGCCATCGTTGATGACGACAAAAAGAATGCTTTTATCTTCCGCTTTGGTGAAGAAGTTTCCTCATTGCATGAGCTTGAAAAGAAGTACGTGCAGTTCGTTTATGAAAGACACAATCGTGCAAAAGAAATGACGGCGAAGGCCTTGGGTATCGATCGGAAAACTCTGTATCGCAAATTGCAAGAAATCGAAACGACTTAATCATGAATCAGAATTCCCCTTCGCGAGGGGAATTCTGCCTCGCGAAGTCTCTCTAGCTGGCTTTTATCCATTCTTAAACTGGTTCACACATTGCAAACTCATCCTTCGTGCTAACAAGGAGAGTAAAGCATGATGTCAATTGTTCGCTTCCTTTTACCGATTTTGCTGCCGATCACACTTGTCGCTTTGTTTGTGGAGGCGCAACAGCCGGACACCGAAATGGCCACGGCGAAAATGGTGGGAGCGTCGAATGTCGCACCGGTGTTCTTTGATCCGGGTGCGAAAGTTTTAACTGCAACCGAAAAAGCCGAGATGCAAGCTTTTGTAACGACAATCAGAGAAACCCAAGAGATCAAGTCGATCAAAGTTCTTGCCTGGGGGGATCGTGAGTACCCAGATAAGAAAGAAAAAAAGGCTTCACCAAAACAAATTGAATTGGCCAAAGCCCGTGCTGAAGCTATCAAAAAATATCTTCAAGAAGACCTGAAGGTTCCTTCCGTGGATATCCACAACATGGCCGAGCGTCCATCAAAATTAAGCGAGTTTTTCAAAACCGATGACTATGAAGTGAAGTCGTCCGCTGAAGCGACAGGAGCCGCGCCTACACAGAATAAGCGCGGCTTTTTCGAAGAAATGGGCCGTTCGACGACGGCCCTGATGTTAGTTGTTGTAGAATAGAATTCATCCTCGGCACTCACCCTGCTGGCAGCAGGGGAGTTCCCGAAGGTTTGATAGGAAACTTGTTCCAGCGTGGAAGATCCACTCCCAAAGCGACTTTCAAAACATCGTTCACGTCATCGACAAAGTGGAATTGAATACTGCGACGAATTTCTTCGGGGATTTCACGAAGATCTTTTTCGTTCTTAGTACACATGATGATCTCTCGCACGCCCGCACGGTGTGCTGCTATCACTTTCTCTTTAATACCACCCACAGGCATGACGCTTCCTCGTAATGAAATCTCGCCGGTCATGGCTAGCTTCGGATCGACGGGTTTATTCAATAACAAAGACGCTATCGAGGTCAGCATTGTGACGCCCGCAGAAGGTCCATCTTTGGGAATAGCACCCGCTGGCACATGGACGTGCACGTCTTTTTTACTGAAATCCATCAATGGGTCCATAAGAACCAATCGTGACTTCAATAAACTCAGAGCGATCTTAGCCGATTCTTGCATGACCTCGCCTAATTGACCTGTTAATAGCAATTGCCCTGAACCCGGCATGGAGGCTGACTCGACAAAGAGGATGTCACCACCCACTGGGGTCCAAGCAAGACCGGTCACCACGCCAGGCGGTAAAAGACTTTCAATCATATCGGATGAGAATCTTTCAGCGCCCAAGATCTCTTCAAGATCTTTCACATTCACGGTCAAAGTTTTATCTGGTGATTTCACAAGCTTCAAACTCATGAACTTACAGATCGTCGCTATTTTTCTTTGCAGATCTCGAACACCGGCCTCACGTGTGTAGTGAGTTAATAACTTCACCATGGCATCATCGGTGATCTTCAGTGATTCCTCACTTAAGCCGTGCTCGCGAAGTTGTTTTGGCCAAAGGTATTTAAGCGCAATCTGTTTTTTCTCGTCCAAAGTGTAACCCGTAAGATCAACGACTTCCATGCGATCTAAAAGAGGCAAAGGAATGCCTTCTAAAGAGTTGGCTGTCGCAATAAAGAACACTTTAGATAAGTCAAACGGCGTATCTAAATAGTGATCTTGGAAGGTGTTGTTTTGCTCTGGATCTAAAACTTCCAGCATAGCTGCCGCCGGGTCGCCGCCAAAGCCGCGAGTCAATTTATCGATCTCATCTAGAATGAAGACAGGATCGTTTTCGCCGGCTTTTTTAATTCCAGCAATAATTCGACCGGGCAGGGCGCCAATGTAAGTGCGACGATGACCGCGAATCTCCGCATCATCGCGAACGCCACCTAAGCTGACGCGAACGTATTTTTTGCCTAGAGCGCGAGCAATACTTTTTCCTAACGAAGTTTTACCTACTCCTGGAGGTCCAATGAACAGCAAGATCGAACCTTGATGAGTTTTACGCAACTTCATCACGGCTAGATGTTGCAAGATGCGGTTTTTAATTTTCTCTAGACCATAATGGTCTTCATTCAGAATCTTTTCCGCCTCTTCCAGGTCAATTTCTTTTTCAGGAGAAGATTTGCTCCACGGCAGATCCAACATTAATTCCAAATGCGTGCGAATCATCTGGTGTTCAGGTGAAGCGGAATTGATCGTCTCAAGACGCTTCAACTGACTGCGTGCCAATTCCAGTGCCTCGGCGGTCATTCCGGCTTTTTCAATACGCTCTTTGAATTTAGCGTACATATCTTCGCCTTCACCTTCGCCAAGCTCTTCACGGATCACGCGCATTTGCTCGCGCAAAATGGTTTCCTTTTGCGTTTGCTGGAAGTTTTCATTGAGCTTGTCGCGAATTCCGCGTTGAATTTTTAGGCGCTCTTTAAGTTCTTGCAGGCGATCTAAAAGTTTTAACGTTCGGTCGCGAAGGACATTGATTTGCAAAATTTCCTGTTTTTCCGCGATGGCGATATCGGCATACGCAGCACACATATTGGTGAGCGTGGCCAGATCTTCAATTTCGGTCAGCATGTCTTTCACTTGACGTGTGTTGCCGGGAAGAAGATCTAATAATTCATCACTTAAAAGACGAAGGCTGGATAGCAAAGCTTCTTCTGTTTTTTTATCCATCGTGCCAACGTCTTCAACGCTTTCACTCTGCACTTCAAAAAAACCTTCCTGATCACGGCTTTGCACGACGCGAACTCGCTGATGCGCTTTCACGAAGATATTGTAGCTTCCATCTTCATCCATACGGAAGGATTCCACCTTAGCAAGTGTTCCCACTTGATAAAGATCTTCCATTTTCTCCACGTTATCGTGGGGACTTTTTTGTGTTAGAAGGACTACCCAGTGATTTTCACGAAGAGCTTTTTGCAGGGCAGATATGCTTTTTTCTCTACCTACTCGAAGCGGCATGCTGATGTCGGGAAACAACACAGAATTCTTCAATGGGATCACGGGGATAAAACCTGAGACGTAAGACATCGAGGACCTCTTTTCCAACCCCAAAAGGGTTAATTGTAACAAACATGAGCACGATATAAATTTCGTCAAGTCGGAGGTCCCAATTTCTTACAGAAAACTGAGAACTCCGCAGTTTAGCCCAGGAATGTTCTCGACACTCTTAGTTTAACATTGTGCGGTTGGAATGAAGGGGCCTTTTGCTCACC is a window of Bdellovibrio bacteriovorus DNA encoding:
- the lon gene encoding endopeptidase La — encoded protein: MSYVSGFIPVIPLKNSVLFPDISMPLRVGREKSISALQKALRENHWVVLLTQKSPHDNVEKMEDLYQVGTLAKVESFRMDEDGSYNIFVKAHQRVRVVQSRDQEGFFEVQSESVEDVGTMDKKTEEALLSSLRLLSDELLDLLPGNTRQVKDMLTEIEDLATLTNMCAAYADIAIAEKQEILQINVLRDRTLKLLDRLQELKERLKIQRGIRDKLNENFQQTQKETILREQMRVIREELGEGEGEDMYAKFKERIEKAGMTAEALELARSQLKRLETINSASPEHQMIRTHLELMLDLPWSKSSPEKEIDLEEAEKILNEDHYGLEKIKNRILQHLAVMKLRKTHQGSILLFIGPPGVGKTSLGKSIARALGKKYVRVSLGGVRDDAEIRGHRRTYIGALPGRIIAGIKKAGENDPVFILDEIDKLTRGFGGDPAAAMLEVLDPEQNNTFQDHYLDTPFDLSKVFFIATANSLEGIPLPLLDRMEVVDLTGYTLDEKKQIALKYLWPKQLREHGLSEESLKITDDAMVKLLTHYTREAGVRDLQRKIATICKFMSLKLVKSPDKTLTVNVKDLEEILGAERFSSDMIESLLPPGVVTGLAWTPVGGDILFVESASMPGSGQLLLTGQLGEVMQESAKIALSLLKSRLVLMDPLMDFSKKDVHVHVPAGAIPKDGPSAGVTMLTSIASLLLNKPVDPKLAMTGEISLRGSVMPVGGIKEKVIAAHRAGVREIIMCTKNEKDLREIPEEIRRSIQFHFVDDVNDVLKVALGVDLPRWNKFPIKPSGTPLLPAG